The following proteins are co-located in the Anoplopoma fimbria isolate UVic2021 breed Golden Eagle Sablefish chromosome 18, Afim_UVic_2022, whole genome shotgun sequence genome:
- the LOC129107532 gene encoding lactoylglutathione lyase-like, whose protein sequence is MEDQGGLTDEAASAACTDGEPITKDYMMQQTMLRVKDPARSLDFYTRILGMTLLQKIDFPSMRFTLYFVGYEDKCDIPADIKERTAWTFSRRATIELTHNWGSESDDSLSYHNGNNEPRGFGHIGVAVPDVYAACKVFEKQGVSLIKSPITGKMKDLAFIQDPDGYWIEILSPNNMVTLMSPKEETVKAGERC, encoded by the exons ATGGAGGACCAAGGAGGACTGACGGACGAGGCCGCGTCTGCTGCCTGCACAGACGGGGAACCCATCACCAAG GACTACATGATGCAGCAGACGATGCTGAGGGTCAAAGATCCGGCGAGGTCTCTGGACTTCTACACTCGTATCCTGGGCATGAC CTTGCTGCAGAAAATCGACTTCCCCTCGATGCGGTTCACGCTCTACTTCGTCGGCTACGAGGACAAGTGTGACATCCCGGCCGACATCAAAGAGAGGACGGCGTGGACGTTCTCTCGCCGGGCCACCATCGAGCTCACACA tAACTGGGGTTCAGAGTCAGATGACAGTCTGTCGTACCACAACGGAAACAACGAACCAAGAGGATTCG GTCATATTGGTGTTGCTGTTCCTGATGTTTACGCCGCCTGCAAAGTGTTTGAAAAGCAAGGAGTGA GTTTAATTAAGTCTCCAA tcacaggtAAGATGAAGGACCTGGCCTTCATTCAGGATCCTGACGGCTACTGGATCGAGATCTTGAGTCCGAACAACATGGTCACACTGATGTCACCAAAAGAAGAGACTGTTAAGGCCGGAGAACGCTGCTGA